One genomic segment of Deinococcus cellulosilyticus NBRC 106333 = KACC 11606 includes these proteins:
- a CDS encoding EAL domain-containing protein, whose amino-acid sequence MLNDCQCTEVTPTPRPDRLVFYSPSRHVMHSLLRQFQRLSLTAENPNGHLVVGVSDLQKLEGLHQNLTLTEQGDLRVAPQYGDQMNIWEAASLGIWITRLKTGWFQGAMEHLLFHAQPIVRLNGGELAGYEALVRSAPPEAFYGAGPLLEAALAHGQIRAFDARARTAAIEQVYPHLPESASLFINFLPSVVYDPAVCLNSTFQACQRTGADLGRLVFEVVESEHFPDLTLLKSILDRYRAEGARVALDDLGGGYTSLSYLEVLKPDIVKLDRTLIREITPDDPRVQLVSALIRYAHDLGVEVIAEGIETLQELQLASELGADYVQGYFLGKPAPQLQSITVQAQAFFTGT is encoded by the coding sequence ATGCTGAATGACTGCCAGTGTACCGAAGTGACGCCCACACCCCGACCTGATCGTCTGGTGTTCTATTCCCCTTCAAGGCATGTGATGCACAGCCTGCTGCGCCAGTTTCAGCGCCTGTCCCTGACGGCTGAAAACCCCAATGGGCACCTGGTGGTGGGCGTGTCAGACCTGCAGAAACTGGAAGGCCTGCACCAGAACCTGACCCTGACCGAGCAGGGAGACCTGCGGGTGGCCCCACAATATGGAGACCAGATGAACATCTGGGAGGCAGCCAGTCTGGGCATCTGGATCACCCGCCTGAAAACCGGATGGTTCCAGGGTGCCATGGAGCACCTGCTGTTTCATGCCCAGCCCATTGTCCGTCTGAATGGAGGCGAACTGGCCGGATACGAAGCCCTGGTGCGCAGTGCTCCGCCAGAGGCGTTTTATGGTGCGGGTCCACTTCTGGAAGCTGCACTGGCCCACGGGCAGATCCGGGCTTTCGACGCCAGGGCACGCACTGCAGCCATTGAACAGGTCTATCCGCACCTGCCCGAATCGGCCTCTCTGTTCATCAATTTTCTGCCCAGCGTGGTGTATGATCCTGCCGTCTGTTTAAACAGCACCTTTCAGGCGTGCCAGCGCACAGGCGCAGACCTGGGGCGTCTGGTTTTCGAGGTGGTGGAGTCTGAGCACTTCCCGGACCTCACCCTGCTGAAATCCATTCTGGACCGTTACCGTGCAGAAGGGGCAAGAGTGGCCCTGGATGACCTGGGTGGCGGGTACACCAGCCTGTCGTATCTGGAGGTTCTGAAGCCCGACATTGTGAAACTGGACCGCACCCTGATCCGGGAAATCACCCCGGATGATCCACGGGTGCAACTGGTGTCTGCACTGATCCGCTACGCCCATGACCTGGGGGTCGAGGTGATTGCAGAAGGCATTGAGACCCTGCAGGAATTGCAACTGGCCTCAGAACTGGGTGCGGATTACGTGCAGGGGTATTTTCTGGGCAAACCTGCTCCACAATTGCAAAGCATCACTGTCCAGGCCCAGGCATTTTTTACGGGCACCTGA